One region of Culex pipiens pallens isolate TS chromosome 2, TS_CPP_V2, whole genome shotgun sequence genomic DNA includes:
- the LOC120424463 gene encoding heat shock protein 75 kDa, mitochondrial: MSTTRLLLLQKLSRSLLSNRKVATNAVGLANRTWSAAGTPVHRAFPTTFRPIRAFSTEAASDEKPSGYHSIIRDSEKAVGESDKHEFQAETRMLLDIVARSLYSDKEVFVRELVSNASDALEKFRYTIHTAGEGEKDFTEQDRALEIHIGTNKQDRVLSIQDTGIGMTKEELIANLGTIARSGSKHFLEQVKEKGTTTENAQNIIGQFGVGFYSAFMVADRVDVYTKSSKIDSVGYKWTSDGSGNFEIQEAENVRVGTKIVIHLKADCREFSDEDRIREVIRKYSNFVGSPIYLNGKQANQIQPIWLMEPKDVTQDQHNEFYRFVGNTFDTPRFTLHYKTDVPLSIRALLYFPEGKPGLFEMSRDSDVGVALYTRKVLIQSKTENLLPKWLRFIKGVVDSEDIPLNLSRELLQNSALIRKLRTVLTNRVLRFLHDRSTKDPENYDKFYKDYGLFLKEGIVTSQEPNEKEEIAKLLRFETSKQEDKRISLPEYCNQQQEGQKDIYYLAAPNRTLAEASPYYESLKKKGIEVLFCYEAYDELVLMQLGQFLGKNLVSVEKEMRRSEKSEDSADQLIEGSLLKTQIDELIPWIKQKLTGKVTNVKTTTKLDSHPCVVTVEEMAAARHFIKTQSHNMSEENRYALLQPQLEINPKHPIVKKLFKLTQSDPELAELLAKQLFSNAMVGAGLVDDPRMLLTSMNELLEKVLDKH; the protein is encoded by the exons ATGAGTACAAcacggctgctgctgcttcaaaAGCTGTCCAGGTCGTTGCTGTCCAACCGAAAGGTGGCCACCAATGCAGTCGGACTGGCCAACCGCACGTGGAGCGCCGCCGGGACGCCGGTTCACCGGG CCTTCCCGACGACGTTCCGCCCAATCCGTGCCTTCTCGACGGAAGCGGCGTCCGACGAAAAGCCGTCCGGCTATCACTCGATAATCCGCGACTCGGAGAAGGCCGTCGGCGAGAGTGACAAGCACGAGTTCCAGGCGGAGACGCGCATGCTGTTGGACATTGTGGCCCGGTCGCTGTACTCGGACAAGGAGGTTTTCGTGCGGGAGTTGGTTTCGAACGCTAGCGATGCGCTGGAGAAGTTCCGGTACACGATCCATACGGCCGGGGAGGGGGAGAAGGACTTTACCGAGCAGGATCGGGCGCTGGAGATTCACATTGGGACGAACAAGCAGGACCGGGTGCTGTCGATTCAGGACACCGGGATTGGGATGACCAAGGAGGAGCTGATTGCTAATTTGGGGACGATTGCGCGGTCCGGGTCGAAGCACTTTTTGGAGCAG GTCAAAGAAAAGGGCACCACCACGGAAAACGCCCAGAACATCATCGGCCAGTTCGGCGTCGGGTTCTACTCCGCCTTCATGGTCGCGGATCGCGTCGACGTGTACACCAAATCCTCCAAGATCGACTCGGTCGGCTATAAGTGGACCTCGGACGGTTCGGGCAACTTTGAAATTCAGGAGGCGGAGAATGTTCGGGTTGGCACGAAGATTGTGATCCACTTGAAGGCTGATTGTCGGGAGTTCTCGGACGAGGATCGCATTCGGGAGGTGATTCGCAAGTACAGCAATTTTGTGGGGAGTCCGATCTACTTGAACGGGAAGCAGGCGAACCAGATTCAGCCGATTTGGCTGATGGAACCGAAGGACGTGACGCAGGATCAGCACAACGAGTTTTATCGGTTTGTGGGGAATACTTTTGATACGCCGCGGTTTACGCTGCACTACAAGACGGACGTTCCGTTGAGCATTCGGGCGTTGTTGTATTTCCCTGAGGGAAAGCCGGGGTTGTTTGAGATGTCGAGGGATTCGGACGTTGGAGTGGCGCTTTACACGAGGAAGGTGCTGATTCAGAGTAAGACGGAGAATTTGCTGCCGAAGTGGTTGAGGTTTATTAAGGGCGTGGTTGATTCCGAGGATATTCCGCTGAATTTGAGTCGTGAGTTGCTCCAGAACAGTGCGTTGATCAGGAAGTTGAGGACGGTTCTGACGAACCGTGTGCTGCGCTTCTTGCACGATCGCTCTACTAAGGATCCGGAAAATTACGACAAGTTCTACAAGGATTACGGTCTATTCCTGAAGGAGGGAATCGTCACAAGCCAGGAACCGAATGAGAAGGAAGAGATTGCCAAGTTGCTCCGATTCGAGACTAGCAAGCAAGAGGACAAGAGGATCAGCCTCCCAGAGTACTGCAACCAGCAGCAGGAAGGTCAGAAGGACATTTACTACCTGGCCGCGCCCAACCGAACCTTGGCCGAGGCCTCTCCGTACTACGAATCGCTCAAGAAGAAGGGCATCGAAGTCCTGTTCTGCTACGAAGCGTACGACGAGCTGGTCCTGATGCAACTCGGCCAATTCCTCGGCAAGAACCTCGTCTCCGTGGAGAAGGAAATGCGACGATCGGAGAAATCCGAAGACTCCGCCGACCAACTCATCGAAGGATCCCTGCTCAAGACCCAAATCGACGAGCTGATTCCGTGGATCAAGCAAAAACTGACCGGCAAAGTAACCAACGTCAAAACCACAACCAAGCTGGACTCGCATCCGTGCGTCGTGACGGTGGAGGAAATGGCCGCCGCTCGGCACTTTATCAAGACCCAGAGCCACAACATGAGCGAGGAGAATCGGTACGCGCTGTTGCAGCCCCAGCTCGAGATCAACCCGAAGCATCCGATCGTCAAGAAGTTGTTCAAGCTGACGCAATCGGATCCGGAGCTGGCGGAACTGCTCGCCAAGCAGCTGTTTTCCAACGCAATGGTTGGGGCTGGGTTGGTGGACGATCCGCGCATGTTGCTGACCAGTATGAACGAACTGCTGGAGAAGGTGCTGGATAAGCATTAG
- the LOC120424472 gene encoding CLIP domain-containing serine protease B9-like isoform X2: MAVLRYKGEDTNFEDKCVGSIIHRRYILTAAQCLWHKTGIKVDHVILGEHNKNTDIDCNVFKGPGGEEIERECADPVQRYEVESSVYHPNFNISQYTNDIGLIRLATEVSWEYNIQPICLPVTPQLRVRLFKEFIVTGWGSNERYQQHQVLQEAVLPLASNADCQQRSSIELTERQLCAGGGLRVQTGGGDGGGPWVTPPTTTEPCVLCNLVLLRLGWKPATKNTGTQFLPAWPVSWTG, from the exons ATGGCAGTGCTGCGGTACAAAGGCGAAGACACGAATTTTGAAGACAAGTGCGTCGGCTCTATCATCCACCGACGATACATTTTAACGGCGGCCCAATGCCTCTGGCATAAAACTGGGATTAAAGT TGATCATGTTATTCTGGGAGAACACAACAAAAATACTGATATCGACTGTAACGTCTTTAAAGGTCCCGGTGGAGAAGAAATTGAACGAGAATGCGCTGATCCGGTGCAACGGTACGAAGTGGAATCCAGTGTCTATCATCCAAACTTTAACATTTCGCAATATACCAACGACATTGGACTGATTCGTCTAGCCACAGAAGTGAGCTGGGAGT ACAACATCCAGCCAATCTGTCTTCCGGTGACGCCACAACTTCGCGTGAGACTTTTCAAGGAATTCATCGTCACGGGGTGGGGTTCAAACGAACGCTATCAACAGCATCAAGTCCTTCAGGAAGCGGTTCTTCCCTTGGCCAGCAATGCCGATTGTCAGCAGCGATCGAGCATTGAACTGACGGAGAGGCAGCTTTGTGCTGGAGGTGGACTTCGGGTACAAACGGGAGGTGGAGACGGAGGCGGTCCCTGGGTTACGCCACCAACTACAACGGAGCCATGCGTTTTGTGCAATTTGGTGTTGCTTCGCTTGGGGTGGAAACCGGCGACGAAAAATACAGGTACACAATTTTTACCCGCGTGGCCAGTTTCATGGACTGGATAG
- the LOC120424472 gene encoding CLIP domain-containing serine protease B9-like isoform X1, whose protein sequence is MAVLRYKGEDTNFEDKCVGSIIHRRYILTAAQCLWHKTGIKVDHVILGEHNKNTDIDCNVFKGPGGEEIERECADPVQRYEVESSVYHPNFNISQYTNDIGLIRLATEVSWECKFALKCYFKYSVTRFISTHLDNIQPICLPVTPQLRVRLFKEFIVTGWGSNERYQQHQVLQEAVLPLASNADCQQRSSIELTERQLCAGGGLRVQTGGGDGGGPWVTPPTTTEPCVLCNLVLLRLGWKPATKNTGTQFLPAWPVSWTG, encoded by the exons ATGGCAGTGCTGCGGTACAAAGGCGAAGACACGAATTTTGAAGACAAGTGCGTCGGCTCTATCATCCACCGACGATACATTTTAACGGCGGCCCAATGCCTCTGGCATAAAACTGGGATTAAAGT TGATCATGTTATTCTGGGAGAACACAACAAAAATACTGATATCGACTGTAACGTCTTTAAAGGTCCCGGTGGAGAAGAAATTGAACGAGAATGCGCTGATCCGGTGCAACGGTACGAAGTGGAATCCAGTGTCTATCATCCAAACTTTAACATTTCGCAATATACCAACGACATTGGACTGATTCGTCTAGCCACAGAAGTGAGCTGGGAGTGTAagtttgctctaaaatgttacTTTAAATATTCAGTAACCCGCTTTATTTCTACCCATTTAGACAACATCCAGCCAATCTGTCTTCCGGTGACGCCACAACTTCGCGTGAGACTTTTCAAGGAATTCATCGTCACGGGGTGGGGTTCAAACGAACGCTATCAACAGCATCAAGTCCTTCAGGAAGCGGTTCTTCCCTTGGCCAGCAATGCCGATTGTCAGCAGCGATCGAGCATTGAACTGACGGAGAGGCAGCTTTGTGCTGGAGGTGGACTTCGGGTACAAACGGGAGGTGGAGACGGAGGCGGTCCCTGGGTTACGCCACCAACTACAACGGAGCCATGCGTTTTGTGCAATTTGGTGTTGCTTCGCTTGGGGTGGAAACCGGCGACGAAAAATACAGGTACACAATTTTTACCCGCGTGGCCAGTTTCATGGACTGGATAG